The segment TTGGTTCGACTTCATCTCACCGATTTCTTTTTTGAGTTCGAGGAATGCGGAGGTGAGCTGCTGCATGCTCATGGTTTGTTCGTTTTCGCGCGGTAATTGAAAGCTGGTAAACCCTGTGGCTTCCCATATTTCGCGCACATCTTTAAGGGGTACTTCGTAGGGGCTGTACGCGGAATTGTCGGAGTGAAGCACCAGCACACCGGGCTTTTTCAGGTGCTTGTACACACGCTTGTACACCACGCCCTCACTCAGCGTAACCAGCACATAGCAGTGGCCGTTTTTTATTTGTTGCCAGTCTTCGGTAAAGCGCCCAATCACATAGGCCCCATGCGGAACGGGCAGCATACTGTCGCCACGGGTTTGAAAAATGCGATAGCTACGCTCGGCTCCCAGCTCCGGAAAAGGCATCTGAAACTGCGGAAGGCTCTCCACATAATCAATATCTCCGTAGCCGTTGAGGTAGCCCGCCGCGGCCTTTACCGGTACCAGCGGAATGGTTTCGCGACCCGTTTGACGATCGATTGTAATCGATAAAATACGCAGGGGCAAAGCTGTTGGCTCCGTTGCCTTTCCAGTCTCCAAATCTTCGTTTACAAGCTGATCCAGGCTCACTTCAAAAAAGTGCGCCAACGCCTGCAAGGTTTTGAGGCGGGGTTCGGCGCGCCCTTCTTCATAAGCTCCGATGGCAGGGCGGTTCAGGCCTAACTTGCGCGCCAGTTGCTCCTGGGTTAAGTCGTTCTTTTTACGCAGATAACGAATGTTTTGTGCGAGTGACATGGCTTTGTTGTTTTCGTTCTGCTAAAATAAACAGAATGCAAATGAAAACATCATTTTGTTTGAAATTTTTCGAGAGATTTTCAGAAGACTGCCTTGTAGTTGTTTGGATTGATGTTTGCACTGCCTATCGCAAAACACTGTTGAATGCGGGTTTCAATTTCTTTTTTGGCTATGCTAATTGTTTTGCTGGTAGCTGGTGCTGTTCAGGCGCAGTTCGACGAGGGTATGTGGGGTACGGTGCAAAGTGCAGTTCAAGCCGGAAGCCAGAATGGAGGCAAGAAAGTTTTTCCGGATGAAGTAAACGATAAACTGAAATCAAAGCTGGCCCATTCAACCGAGGGCAAGGCAAGATATACGGTAGAGTCTCCGCGCAAAGTGAGTTTCAAGGCTTTTGAAAGGAAGCACGCGGCACCGCGCATTTTTCAGGTGCTGGCAGAGGGTGAAGGGTATGTGCTGTTGTGCCTCAGCGCAGTAGAGCACCCGTGCGATTGCAAGGGTGATTTGTACATCTACACGGCAAAAAGAAATCGTCCCTATGTGGTAGAACGTCCGCTCTTATTCTCCATGCGCAAAAGCCTGGTGCGCGAAATCAATGAATGGGGTGAATACGCGTTGGACGAAGAGCAGTTTCACAACTACTGCGAGGTGATGGAGTGGTTGATTCAATCTGACGAGAAGTAAGACCCCTTTCTGCTCTCAAACCCAAAAAAGCGTACGATGAGAGTATTAGTTTGAGCTCATCCTAATCTTCCAACATGCGTATCGCCTCCTGGGCAGAAATGACCTGGCCACTGAATTCGCCCACTACAAATGCATCGGGGAAACCGATTGCCACAGCCTTACTTCGTGCTGCTTGTGCAGCATCGTAGCTGCTGAAGCTTCCGTAGAGGTAGCGCGTGGTGCCATCAGGTCCGCGAATGGGTTTGATATCTCCC is part of the Cryomorphaceae bacterium genome and harbors:
- a CDS encoding LexA family transcriptional regulator, with the protein product MSLAQNIRYLRKKNDLTQEQLARKLGLNRPAIGAYEEGRAEPRLKTLQALAHFFEVSLDQLVNEDLETGKATEPTALPLRILSITIDRQTGRETIPLVPVKAAAGYLNGYGDIDYVESLPQFQMPFPELGAERSYRIFQTRGDSMLPVPHGAYVIGRFTEDWQQIKNGHCYVLVTLSEGVVYKRVYKHLKKPGVLVLHSDNSAYSPYEVPLKDVREIWEATGFTSFQLPRENEQTMSMQQLTSAFLELKKEIGEMKSNQKN